The Anaeromyxobacter sp. Fw109-5 genomic interval GCCGGATGACGCCGCGCCGGAGGGAGCGGGGGGCCCGGGCGGGCCAGCTTCTCGGCCCCCTCCGTACGACGCCGGCTGCGGCGGCTGCGAGTGGCTGCACGTCGACTATGCCGCGCAGCTCGCCGCGAAGGAGCGAACCGTCCGCGAGGCGCTCCGGCGCATCGCCCGAGTCGACCCCGGCGCGTACGACGCGCGACCCATCGTCGGATCGCCGGCGCCGCTCCGCTACCGCGCGCGCGCGAAGTTCCACCACGACCGCGCGAGCGGCCGGCTCGTCTACTTCCGCCGCCGTTCCCACGCGCCGGTGCGGCTGCGGGAGTGCCACCTCCTCGACGAGCGGCTCGACGCGCTCCGCGAGGCGGTCGGTCCGGCGCTCGGCCGGGCCGGCCTCGCGCCACGCGAGGTCGCGCTCGAGTGGTCCGGTCACGAGGGCCGCGGCGCTGCGTGGCTGCTCCTGCCCGCGATCACGCCCGCGGTGCGAGCGCGCGCGGAGGCCCTGCTCTGCGAGGTCCCCGCGCTCGCCGGCGCCGTCCTCCAGCCGGAGGGCGGCGCGCCGGTGCTCGTCGGGAGCCCGGTGCTCCGCCACGCCCGCGTCCCGGGCGACGCCGCCTCCGGAGTGCAGCGGTCCCGGCCCGACGTCTTCCAGCAGGCCAACCGCGGCGCCAACGCGCTGCTCGTGCGCGCCGCCCTCGACCTCCTCGCCCCCGATGGCCTGGACGTGCTGGAGCTGCACTGCGGGGCCGGGAACTTCACGGGCCCGCTGGCCGCCCGGGCGCGCTGGGTCGCCGCGGTGGAGGTGCAGGGACCCGCGCTCGAGCTCGCCCGCGCGGACCTGGCCGGTGCCGGCAACGTCCGCTTCTTCGCGGGCGACGCGCTGAAGCTCGCGCTCGCGTTCGCGCGCGAGGGGGGCCCCTCGGCGCGGCGTTTCGGCGCGGCGCTCCTCGATCCACCGAGGGAGGGGGCGAAGGGGATCGGCCCCGCGCTGCGCGAGCTGGGGCTGCCGCGCACCGTCTACGTGTCCTGCGATCCGGCGACGTTCGCGCGGGACGTCCGGGCGTGCGTGGAGACCGGCTTCCGCCTCGAGGCGGTGCAGCCCGTGGACATGTTCCCCCAGACGCACCACGTGGAGGCAGTCGCGCTGCTCGTCCCGGCCTGAGGGGAGGCGACCCCGATCCCTCCTCGGCCGTTGCGCGGCCATGACGATTCCATGACAGTCGAGACACACGCTCCCCGATCGGACGGCGTGGGACACGACGAGAGCATGCACCGAAGACTCACGATCGCGCGTTTTGCCGAGCGGACCCTGCCGCGGCTGGTGGTCTCGGCCGCCCGGCGGGTCCCGGGAAAGACCTTCCTCCGCTTCGTCGATCCGGCGCGCCCGGACGCGGCGCCGCGGGCTTTGACCTTCGCCGACTTCGCCGCAGGCGTGGGGCGCGCCGCCGCGTTCCTGCGCGCCACCGGGACGGGACACGGCGCGCGCGTGCTGCTCCTCGCCGACAACTCGCCGGAGTGGCAGATGTTCGCCCTCGGCGCGCAGGCGCTCCGCGCCGAGCCGGCGACCCTCTTCTCCAGCCTCGCGGACGAGCAGGCGCAGGCCATCGCGCTGCGCGTCCGGCCTCGCGTCGTCTTCGTGGGCTCGGCGGCGCACTGGGCGAAGCTGGCGCCGATCGCGGCGGACCTCGCCGCCGCGGGGCTCTCCGCCGTCGTCTCGGGCGAGCCGCTCGACGCGGCCGCCGTCCCCGCGGGCGTCCGTACCGCGGCGGTCGCGGAGGTCTTCTCGGGAGCGGGGCTCGACCTCGACGCGCTCGACTCGCTGGCGCGCGCCGCGAGCGAGGAGGACCCGTTCCTGCTCCTCTTCACGAGCGGCACGACC includes:
- a CDS encoding class I SAM-dependent RNA methyltransferase — protein: MRTELTIEDLAPGGEGVGHAGARTVFVPWTAPGDRAVVDVQAGDGTAHGSLVSLRAPGPVRVPAPCVHFGPGEVPGVSARGQARPDDAAPEGAGGPGGPASRPPPYDAGCGGCEWLHVDYAAQLAAKERTVREALRRIARVDPGAYDARPIVGSPAPLRYRARAKFHHDRASGRLVYFRRRSHAPVRLRECHLLDERLDALREAVGPALGRAGLAPREVALEWSGHEGRGAAWLLLPAITPAVRARAEALLCEVPALAGAVLQPEGGAPVLVGSPVLRHARVPGDAASGVQRSRPDVFQQANRGANALLVRAALDLLAPDGLDVLELHCGAGNFTGPLAARARWVAAVEVQGPALELARADLAGAGNVRFFAGDALKLALAFAREGGPSARRFGAALLDPPREGAKGIGPALRELGLPRTVYVSCDPATFARDVRACVETGFRLEAVQPVDMFPQTHHVEAVALLVPA